The sequence gattaatatatatatatatattttatatatttatatattaatatatatatattgtgtgtgtgtgtgtgtatatgtattcattcatacatatacctgtacgcatgtatatatattttgtattataataaaattatatatataatatatatattataaaatatttatattattatatatttatattaaatatttgatatattatagtacatatataataaatatataaaattttatatatattatatatatatatatatatatatgtgtgtgtgtgtggtgtgtgtgtgtgtgtgttgtgtgtgtgtgtgtgtgtgtgtgtgtgtgtgtgtgtgtgtgtgttgtgtgtttgcgtgtgtgtgtgtgtgtctgtgtgtgtgtattacagcaaaaatatacatgcgtgtgagtttgcttttatttttatttgcatatgtgcatgtataactGCAAATCTAATTTCAGACCTCTTtacaattaattattatgttaaaatttcaTACTGTTATGCTAGCATCGGTAAAACTCCACCCCACTGTTCCCTTTCGAGAAGCCGCATGGCGTCCTTCGTCGTCATAGCAACGTTAATGCCCCGCCCAGCCGCCAGGTGGCAGCGGGAACGCATGTCAACACGCTGCGAGGACCGCTTTCAGTGAGCACGCGACGCGAAGCTAGAAATTTCTGTTCAGTCCTTTAAAATTCACCGAAAATGAAAATCGAGGAGGTCAAGAGCACCACCAAAACACAGAGGATCAACGCACACTCCCATGTCAAGGGCTTAGTTTTAATGAGGATGGAACAGCGCAACTTTCAGCTGCGGGTTTGGTGGGGCAGACCCAGGCCAGAGAGGTAATATCGTGCCAGGATTTTTTAAACTGTTATCGCATGTAAAAGAATGTAGAATTGTATTTGGTAATTATGATCACATTTCTGAAATATTTGTCATGATTTACGTCTTAACTCACAATAATGGCGGTCAGTAATTAACTGTAACATTCAACTATTGACTGCTGTAATATGAAGGCTAACAAACCACACCAACATATCTTCTATCTTGGTAAAACCTATAGTCCTCACAACAAATGAATAAGAATTTCAGGTTGTCAAAGTACAAGTGTCTGAGGTTTGTAAGCCTTTGCTAAAATGCTGCTGTTATCCTAGACTTCAGTTTTAAGTCCTACATTAGATCACAGTGAGTCTCAAGTGTGATTGGACAGAATACTGTCAATATAGTTGTGGGAAAAATTACCTACTTTGAATGTCTGTGGGTATCTTCTAAACATTCTATGTGTTATGAAAATTAATCTAATTCCTATTattaaaagtgttttaaaatgaTCAAGTCTGTGTTAAAAGAATAAAGTACATTAAAGCCTTGCATTTGTTGAGTGATTGATACTGCAAAAGGTTCACCAAGGTGAATTTGCCAGTTACAATCTAATAGGACACACCAAGCTCAGGCAAACTGAAGATGATGTTCTTGTAGAGGGCAAAACATTGCAGTTGTTGGTAAAAGAAATAAACTGCAGGCATGAACAGAAATGCcacatataaaggaaaaagattgcGGAAAGCAACGCTCGCAGCCTAAGTCCACTTGATGCTCTATCTTGCTTCTCATGGgagcaaataatttttttctttctttctttgatgatgataatgatcatcctcataatcatgaTGAGAAGACGACTACAGACAGTTCATCTCCAAGCATCACATTTTAGTCACTTTTGCTTTGTCCTGCTTTGATTCCTTATGAACTCATTTCATTTGTGATACTtgctatttctttcctctttatatttacctttgtcatcatcatcagccatgcTTATTTATGACTAACTACTTATCAATACAAGTTGAACAGCAGTGATATAATTCACTTTACTTTCTGTGAAATACTTACATTACTCTGCAAAGGGTGGAACGGGACTATGTTAAACTTACTTGCCAAAAGCAATTTTTGGTAGGCAAATGCAATGTATGGTAACAGTTGGTAAAGATTGCTAAATGAGAATTTGCCATTTTCAAACATCAAATGCGAGGCTTTGCTGCATTGTGCTAAGTAAATACAAGTacagtttgtgttttgtttgcttcttttttgccAATTTCATGAAAACATAATTATAGAGGGGGTAtgaataacatttattatcaatattactgctgtgttttccattttctgacAAATGTGTAAATCACTTGCCCGGCACCCTAAGTTCCAAGATAAAATTGGATTATGCATCTTGCAAAATGAGTTTAAGtcatataagagtaataattaataCTCATTAGACATCTTATCCAATCATTTGCAGTATTTAGAGACAACTGTCTGATCCTGGGGAaggactgtttatttatttttgtatttattattatcttttttagataaaaatgtTCTCCCTTTAATCTTCTAGGCAGCTGGATACCTTGTTGACTTGATTCGCACGAAGAGAATGTCTGGCCGTGCTGCCCTCTTTGCTGGTCCTCCTGGAACAGGAAAAACTGCTATTGCTCTTGCAGTGGCACAGGAACTTGGAAACAAGGTGaagagtggatttttttttttaattattattattgttgttgttgttgttgttagttttatatatatatatatatatatatatatatatatatatatatattttttttttttttttttttttttttttttttttttttagattatgtgATAGATATTAAAAGATATGGCTAATATTCTTTCTtaaattgattgttttttttttttttaagaattttcatGATATCTATTTGTTGTCCCTCACCATTCTCAGTACATTAGTGCTGTGAACATCAGTTTCTAAATCAATTTATGTAACAGAATTTAGTAGATAAAGCAAATGATAAATTTACTTTGTTCATCGTATTAAAATTACCCCAGTCTGGTGATGTCATTCAGCAAATCATTTGACAGGTACCTTTCTGCCCCATGGTGGGATCAGAAGTTTACAGTTCAGAGATCAAGAAGACCGAGGTGCTGATGGAGAACTTCCGCAGGGCCATAGGGCTTCGAATCAAGGAAGTCAAAGAAGTTTATGAAGGAGAAGTAACAGAACTGACACCTGTTGAAACTGAAAACCCAATGGGAGGTATGtgattcttttgttattttcttgttttgatggTGACTGTGGATATAAGATTAACCCTACAATGACGGTACCAGAAATCTGGATGTCACTCCTTCCAGTGACCTCTGGCAACTGTCTAGCCTTTTGGCCAGGAGTCTCCTACATATAGTGGAACTTCCCGCTTGACTCACTTTAGCCAGTCGTGACACCTATGGCTGTACCTGTCATGAAGAGTTACTTTTTCATGATGGCTACAGGCGTACCTGGCTGCATGTATCCTTATAGTAATATGTAGGTGGTATAAGAAAAATGAttgcagaaattttttttttaatcataaactaagaaaaaagataacaagGTTAAAATAATCTGTTTATtttagggtttgggaaaaactgTAAGTCATGTAATCATTGGCTTGAGAACAGCAAAGGGAACAAACAATTAAAATTGGATCCAGTATATATGAGACGCTACAGAAAGAACGAGTTGAAGTGGAGATGTCATTTATGTGGAAGCCAATTCTGGGGCAGTTAAGAGACAGGGAAGATCAGACACATATGCAACTGAGTTTGATTTGGAGGTAAGAATAAATGTTCACCCAAGTTTTACTAAGCTTTGTTTATGATTGGGCCTTTGTTTaactaaaaacaaaagtgaatgaTAAAAGATATTGGAATTGCTCTTAATTTCGCTTTTCTGTGACTTAAACAAAGCTTTTATCTTGTTTAAGGCTGAGGAATATGTCCCACTGCCTAAAGGTGATGTTCACAAGAAGAAGGAAGTAATTCAAGATGTCACGCTCCATGACCTGGATGTGGCCAATGCTCAGCCTCAAGGGGGACAAGACATTCTCTCTATGATGTCACAACTCATGAAGCCAAAGAAGACTGAGATCACAGGTAAATGTCATGGAAATGTTGCATGTTTATTTTTagcagaggggaaagaggggagaaggctgAAATTTTGATGAcctttaacccattcctgacgggtggcatgtgcacacatgccatggcatggcgggactatctgccgggggcatgtatgtacataccatggtgtatgtatggagatgtcatgagttattttttgttacaatcacggcaaaatattatttttcttccactgaaagtgtgattaagttgtttttaacactttctcatttttactatgaaaaaaaaaaaatgcaacaaaccgatgatttcaactccatgataccgcacactgcttattttactcagactatagactgaataatgatcaactatggagtctatataacaacaaaaataccctttagtcttgatttatcaggaagtttggcaagtagagactttagaaaataatgaaaagtgaaaatacaacatatcttcgtagtattacgaagaaacggcatgggatgctggtatttggcatgagtggtcgcgcatgctaaggtgacgatataagcccccggcagcggggcctgggccactatgaatactacccgtttgGAAAGGGTTAACCTTTGATTTTCTCATTGATTCTCACATTGTCAGTGTACCTttgtaaaaaatagtaatgaatgaCTTGTAATCTGAAATTTTCTGAATGTTCCTTTATATATTCAGAATGTTACCTTTTCTTCCTTTACCTGACAGAAAAGTTGCGCTTGGAGATCAACAAAGTGGTAGACAAATACATTGATCAAGGTATTGCTGAGCTGGTCCCAGGTGTTCTGTTCATTGATGAAGTTCATATGCTTGATATCGAATGTTTCACCTTCCTTCACCGAGCACTTGAATCAAGAATAGCACCCATTGTCATCTTCGCCACAAATAGAGGCCGATGCATCATCAAGTAAGTGTAGGGTTAGATGGATTGACACTTACACCTTGACTACACCcatgttatatttttatgattaataagtGTGTCAGTTTAATGCAGCCAGGTGTGTAAATATGGTGTATGGACTGGTAAGGTATACTGACAGAAAATATTGAACAATAGATTTAAAGCACTTTTTTTAAGCCTTAAGGTCTTTCTTTTTAAGTGTTTAATTCTGTTGTATTTATTACCAATTACAGGGGAACAGAAGACATAGTATCTCCTCATGGCATCCCCCGAGACTTACTGGATCGCCTTATAATTGTGAGGATGAAGCCTTATGGACAGGAAGAGGTCACGCAGATCATTAAGATTCGAGCTCAGATTGAAGGAATCAAGATAGACAATGAGGCTTTGTTAGAGCTCAGTTCTCTTGCAGAAAGAGCTTCTTTAAGGTAAGACAGTTTTAGAATCATGTAGGGGAAGTTTGGCCATATATGAAAAGTGTATGAACTCCAATTTAACCCTATAAAAGAAGCTTTGTTCATTAGTAAGTCTTGTGAAAAGTACAGCATCCAGCTAGAAAGGTTTTTCTCCACAAATGCCAAATTTCCATTCAAATTACCAGGTGGATAGTTTTACACACAGGTATAAAATTCCAGACCTTCTAAATCATCCATAATGAGTGAATGGTATCATAAAATGGAATATTATAGTTTAGAATTTGAAACTTACAAAAGTATCAATTGTTCATAAACAAGATGATTCGCTTCTCATTTAATACTCTCACTAAGTCCCTGTGAGTGTGAAACATAATTCTAGATCTTCTTATCATTTGATAAATCTCATTAGAACCCTGTGAGCACAGTAAGAAAATTCTAGTTGTTCAACCCATTAGTTGTAGAACAAAAATTTGCCTTGTTGGTACACATCAACAGTTTCCCCCATTTGCACCCGACTTGTTTGGTACTTCAGACACCACTTCAGGCATCTATAGCTTATACTTGTAtgtcagtgtaaaaaaaaaaaagttcctattTGTCGTAGTGACACCAAGCAAATGATGTCACTACTATCGGAAAAAGACAGGCTTATCTTGTCCAGTAGCTGGGGGCATGGTTTTGGTCNNNNNNNNNNNNNNNNNNNNNNNNNNNNNNNNNNNNNNNNNNNNNNNNNNNNNNNNNNNNNNNNNNNNNNNNNNNNNNNNNNNNNNNNNNNNNNNNNNNNtgttggctactgtactataggtattgatgaggggtatttatttcgtttttggggcccgggtcaaaggagagcctggggtcagggaatcggatgagtttacatctttggggctatttgataaaggggcaagcctcattacccctaatagtggggataagttttcattactggccatggtaagcctggattatgttggggataaaaacagtccacccctcagggtccccttgaggggtaagggctagataactaaatcaggggaataccgtgcccatggctccctcaggccgttcaggtctggcacaaagtcagcctttcatcctttcagcatggctctcacaccttaggaggtggatagcagaagggtttggtgaagggacagaagcaaaaggtgggaaggaaaataaagaccatgcaaaattagttgagtcgagggctgagtcccaaggttggggagttctccatcattgggtcccagtctctgcctcctaagcccccccacgacaacaacgggcaagggattgtgtgtgtgtgtgtgtgtgtgtgtgtgtgtgtgtgtgtgtgtgtgtgtgtgtgtgtgtgtgtgtgtgtgtgtgtgtgtgtgtgtgtgtgtgtgtgcgtgtgtgtgcgtgtgtgtgtgcgtgtgtgtgtgtgtgtgtgtgtgtgtgtgtgtgtgtggtgtgtgtgtgtgtaaaatatatataatataatatatatgatataatatatataatataatatatgatataatatataatatatataatataatataattatattatattatattatattatatatatatattatattatatatatattatatatatattatattatattatattatatataatatattatatatattatattatatatatatattatatatatatatatatatatatatatatatatatatatatatatatatatatctataaaatatatatatatatatataatataataataaaaacagtttttACTCATGTTCAACATACTTTCATAACTTCTGTAGACATAAAATAGGATACTTTGACTGTTTTCCTCAAGCTACTGAAGAGCAAATATTTGAGAGGTAAATACTAGAAAAGAATATTCTACAATACTGAAATACATATATCgtgaaaatgaagaaacaaaaatttGGCTACTTTTTGCTTACTATCATGATTCTACTGTATCAAAGGAAACCACTTATTAGAATTCAGGAATTAtgagaaaaaatgttttaaagatgttaatttttttgttagctagcctttttttctatgaaaaattAAATTGAGCAACACATACAAttccagtatatatatgtatatattaaagaggATAAGACAAATTCAGATTCTTTACATTACATGTAATTTTACACAATATATCCAATTATTCATTCTCACATGTTCACTCATTTCcctacatatataccacattctTTTCAATTGTACATTAAGAGATTTCATTTCCTTCtgttttatttcataaatttatCAGCATTTTCCGCCAAAACTTGAGCAGACGTTTTGGCATCAATGAACAGGTCAGCAGCCTCCCTAACATCATCAGCAGTCACAGCTTCATTTCCATTCTGTTGGGCCATCACATTGGAGGGGGTAAGCAGTCTCACAGCATATCTGCAATTACAAAtacagaattaaatattaaaatgtggttatatataaaagtatatcgcAGATCTTCCTCAAAGAAAGTGTAAGGACAATATAGGAATAACTGGAGTTTAATAAATGaaatttaatattactgttaGACCCCCATTTTAGTATAACCACTTAAGTGGAGCTATCAtcccaggacacacacacagggataaGTGACTGTCATCCATGGATCCAGTCACTTCCTATGTGTTGTAGCATGAGATACCTGAAATAACCCCTGCCTCTTTCCTGACCAGCCAAAAGCTGAACATtgtgaatctaaaaaaaaaggttgtaaaTGCCACAAGCCATTTGCCCATGCCGTTAACCCTTTAGTCGAGATTGCATGATACCATACAATGGCTGTGGTGGAGTAATTTGAAGATGACACTGCATTATGACATAACCCATGCCACCAGCTCACTGGACAAAGCCTGTCTTTTTCCGATAGTAGTGACATCATTTGCTTGGTGTCACTATGACAaataggaactttttttttttttacactgacaTACAAGTATAAGCTATAGATGCCTGAAGTGGTGTCTGAAGTACCAAACAAGTCGGGTGCAAATGGGGGAAACTGTTGATGTGTaccaaaaaggcaaatttttgtTCTACAACTAATGGGTTGAACAACTAGAATTTTCTTACTGTGCTCACAGGGTTCTAATGAGATTTATCAAATGATAAGAAGATCTAGAATTATGTTTCACACTCACAGGGACTTAGTGAGAGTATTAAATGAGAAGCGAATCATCTGGTTTTATGAACAATTGATACTTTTGTAAGTTTCAAATTCTAAACTATAATATTCCATTTTATGATACCATTCACTCATTATGGATGATTTAGAAGGTCTGGAATTTTATACCTGTGTGTAAAACAATCCACCTGGTAATTTGAATGGAAATTTGGCATTTGTGGAGAAAAACCTTTCTAGCTGGATGCTCTACTTTTCACAAGACTTACTAATGAACAAAGCTTCTATTATAGGGTTAAATTGGAGTTCATACACTTTTCATATATGGCCAAACTTCCCCTACATTATTCTAAAACTGTCTTACCTTAAAGAAGCTCTTTCTGCAAGAGAACTGAGCTCTAACAAAGCCTCATTGTCTATCTTGATTCCTTCAATCTGAGCTCGAATCTTAATGATCTGCGTGACCTCTTCCTGTCCATAAGGCTTCATCCTCACAATTATAAGGCGATCCAGTAAGTCTCGGGGGATGCCATGAGGAGATACTATGTCTTCTGTTCCCCTGTAATTGGTAATAAATACAACAGAATTAAACACTTAAAAAGAAAGACCTTAAGGCTTAAAAAAAAGTGCTTTAAATCTATTGTTCAATATTTTCTGTCAGTATACCTCACCAGTCCATACACCATATTTACACACCTGGCTGCATTAAACTGCCACACTcattaatcaaaaaaatataacatgggTGTAGTCAAGGTGTAAGTGTCAATCCATCTAACCCTACACTTACTTGATGATGCATCTGCCTCTATTTGTGGCGAAGATGACAATGGGTGCTATTCTTGATTCAAGTGCTCGGTGAAGGAAGGTGAAACATTCGATATCAAGCATATGAACTTCATCAATGAACAGAACACCTGGGACCAGCTCAGCAATACCTTGATCAATGTATTTGTCTACCACTTTGTTGATCTCCAAGCGCAACTTTTCTGTCAGGTAAAGGAAGAAAAGGTAACATTCTGAATATATAAAGGAACATTCAGAAAATTTCAGATTACAAGtcattcattactattttttacaaAGGAACACTGACAATGTGAGAATCAATGAGAAAATCAAaggttaaccctttcccgacgggtagtattcatagtggcccaggccccgctgccgggggcttatatcgtcaccttagcatgcgcgaccactcatgccaaataccagcatcccatgccgtttcttcgtaatactacgaagatatgttgtaatttcacttttcattattttctaaagtctctacttgccaaacttcctgataaatcaagactgaagggtatttttgttgttatatagactccatagttgatcattattcagtctatagtctgataaaataagcagtgtgcggtatcatggagttgaaatcatcggtttgttgcatttttttttttttttcatagtaaaaatgagtgttaaaaacgacttaatcacactttcagtggcagaaaaataatattttgccgtgattgtaacaaaaaataactcatgacatctccatacatacaccatggtatgtacatacatgcccccggcagatagtcccgccatgcaaTGGCATGTGCgcacatgccacccgtcaggaatgggttaaaggTCATCAAAAATTTcagccttctcccctctttcccctctgctAAAAATAAACATGCAACATTTCCATGACATTTACCTGTGATCTCAGTCTTCTTTGGCTTCATGAGTTGTGACATCATAGAGAGGATGTCTTGTCCCCCTTGAGGCTGAGCATTGGCCACATCCAGGTCATGGAGCGTGACATCTTGAATTACTTCCTTCTTCTTGTGAACATCACCTTTAGGCAGTGGGACATATTCCTCAGCCTTAAACAAGATAAAAGCTTTGTTTAAGTCACAGAAAAGTGAAATTAAGAGCAATTCCAATATCTTTTAtcattcacttttgtttttagttAAACAAAGGCCCAATCATAAACAAAGCTTAGTAAAACTTGGGTGAACATTTATCCTTACCTCCAAATCAAACTCAGTTGCATATGTGTCTGATCTTCCCTGTCTCTTAACTGCCCCAGAATTGGCTTCCACATAAATGACATCTCCAACTTCAACTCGTTCTTTCTGTAGCGTCTCATATATACTGGGATccaattttaattgttttgttcCCTTTGCTGTTCTCAAGCCAATGATCACATGACTTACAGTTTTCCCAAACCCTAAAATAAACAGATTATTTTAACcttgttatcttttttcttagtttatgattaaaaaaaaaatttctgcaaTCATTTTTCTTATACCACCTACATATTACTATAAGGATACATGCAGCCAGGTACGCCTGTAGCCATCATGAAAAAGTAACTCTTCATGACTGGTACAGCCATAGGTGTCACGACTGGCTAAAGTGAGTCAAGCGGGAAGTTCCACTATATGTAGGGGACTCCTGGCCAAAAGGCTAGACAGTTGCCAGAGGTCACTGGAAGGAGTGACATCCAGATTTCTGGTACCGTCATTGTAGGGTTAATCTTATATCCACAGTCAccatcaaaacaagaaaataacaaaagaatcaCATACCTCCCATTGGGTTTTCAGTTTCAACAGGTGTCAGTTCTGTTACTTCTCCTTCATAAACTTCTTTGACTTCCTTGATTCGAAGCCCTATGGCCCTGCGGAAGTTCTCCATCAGCACCTCGGTCTTCTTGATCTCTGAACTGTAAACTTCTGATCCCACCATGGGGCAGAAAGGTACCTGTCAAATGATTTGCTGAATGACATCACCAGACTGGGGTAATTCTAATACGATGAACAAAGTAAATTTATCATTTGCTTTATCTACTAAATTCTGTTACATAAATTGATTTAGAAACTGATGTTCACAGCACTAATGTACTGAGAATGATGAGGGACAACAAATAgatatcatggaaaaaaaaaaaaaataaaaaataaaaaataagaacaacaatcaATTTAAGAAAGAATATTAGCCATATCTTTTTAGATCTATCacataatctataaaaaaaaaaaaaaaaaaaaaaaaaaaaaaaaaaaaaaaaatatatatatatatatatatatatatatatatatatatataaaactaacaacaacaacaacaacaataataataataataataaaaaaatccactCTTCACCTTGTTTCCAAGTTCCTGTGCCACTGCAAGAGCAATAGCAGTTTTTCCTGTTCCAGGAGGACCAGCAAAGAGGGCAGCACGGCCAGACATTCTCTTCGTGCGAATCAAGTCAACAAGGTATCCAGCTGCCTAGAAGATTAAAGGGAGAacatttttatctaaaaaagataataataaatacataaataaataaacagtcctTCCCCAGGATCAGACAGTTGTCTCTAAATACTGCAAATGATTGGATAAGATGTCTAATGAGtattaattattactcttatatgaCTTAAACTCATTTTGCAAGATGCATAATCCAATTTTATCTTGGAACTTAGGGTGCCGGGCAAGTGATTTACACATTTGcc is a genomic window of Penaeus monodon isolate SGIC_2016 chromosome 10, NSTDA_Pmon_1, whole genome shotgun sequence containing:
- the LOC119577874 gene encoding LOW QUALITY PROTEIN: ruvB-like helicase 1 (The sequence of the model RefSeq protein was modified relative to this genomic sequence to represent the inferred CDS: inserted 3 bases in 2 codons); amino-acid sequence: MKIEEVKSTTKTQRINAHSHVKGLVLXEDGTAQLSAAGLVGQTQAREAAGYLVDLIRTKRMSGRAALFAGPPGTGKTAIALAVAQELGNKVPFCPMVGSEVYSSEIKKTEVLMENFRRAIGLRIKEVKEVYEGEVTELTPVETENPMGGFGKNCKSCNHWLENSKGNKQLKLDPVYMRRYRKNELKXGDVIYVEANSGAVKRQGRSDTYATEFDLEAEEYVPLPKGDVHKKKEVIQDVTLHDLDVANAQPQGGQDILSMMSQLMKPKKTEITEKLRLEINKVVDKYIDQGIAELVPGVLFIDEVHMLDIECFTFLHRALESRIAPIVIFATNRGRCIIKGTEDIVSPHGIPRDLLDRLIIVRMKPYGQEEVTQIIKIRAQIEGIKIDNEALLELSSLAERASLR
- the LOC119577875 gene encoding ruvB-like 1 produces the protein MKIEEVKSTTKTQRINAHSHVKGLGLNEDGTAQLSAAGLVGQTQAREAAGYLVDLIRTKRMSGRAALFAGPPGTGKTAIALAVAQELGNKVPFCPMVGSEVYSSEIKKTEVLMENFRRAIGLRIKEVKEVYEGEVTELTPVETENPMGGFGKTVSHVIIGLRTAKGTKQLKLDPSIYETLQKERVEVGDVIYVEANSGAVKRQGRSDTYATEFDLEAEEYVPLPKGDVHKKKEVIQDVTLHDLDVANAQPQGGQDILSMMSQLMKPKKTEITEKLRLEINKVVDKYIDQGIAELVPGVLFIDEVHMLDIECFTFLHRALESRIAPIVIFATNRGRCIIKGTEDIVSPHGIPRDLLDRLIIVRMKPYGQEEVTQIIKIRAQIEGIKIDNEALLELSSLAERASLRYAVRLLTPSNVMAQQNGNEAVTADDVREAADLFIDAKTSAQVLAENADKFMK